From Syntrophales bacterium, the proteins below share one genomic window:
- the dnaK gene encoding molecular chaperone DnaK, which yields MAKIIGIDLGTTNSCVAVMEGGDPAVIANQEGNRTTPSIVAFAENGERLVGQVAKRQAVTNSENTVYAVKRLIGRKFGSKEVQYDKSVSPFKITEGPNGDTQVTVRGKNYSPAEISSMILTKMKQTADDYLGEKITDAVITVPAYFNDSQRQATKDAGRIAGLNVLRIINEPTAAALAYGLDKKKDEKVAVFDLGGGTFDISILELGGGVFEVKATNGDTHLGGEDFDQRLIEYLASEFKKDQGIDIKNDKMALQRLKEAAEKAKMELSSSLETDVNLPFITADASGPKHLNIKLTRAKMEALVEDLIEKTVGPCMTAMKDAKLSMSDINEVILVGGMTRMPRVQQKVKEIFGKEPHKGVNPDEVVAIGAAIQAGVLTGDVKDVLLLDVTPLSLGIETLGGVLTKLIEKNTTIPTRKSQTFSTAADNQPAVSIHVLQGERSMAADNRTLGRFELVGIPPAPRGMPQIEVTFDIDANGIVHVSAKDLGTGKEQSIKITASSGMTEEEIKKLVKDAEAHAEEDKKKKELIDARNQADTLMYSVEKNVKEFGDKIDAAEKGKIEEAIERVKKAIAGDDLAEINAAQEQLSTASHKLAEAMYAKTAQPGAGAGPQPDGAAGPEAGAQAAGGKDDDVVDADFEDVKK from the coding sequence ATGGCAAAGATTATTGGAATAGATTTGGGGACAACCAATTCGTGCGTCGCGGTGATGGAAGGCGGCGATCCGGCCGTTATCGCCAACCAGGAGGGGAACCGCACGACTCCGTCGATCGTGGCTTTTGCCGAAAACGGCGAGCGTCTGGTGGGGCAGGTGGCCAAGCGCCAGGCCGTGACCAATTCGGAGAACACCGTTTATGCGGTAAAGCGGCTGATCGGGAGGAAGTTTGGTTCGAAAGAGGTGCAGTACGACAAATCGGTAAGCCCCTTCAAAATAACCGAGGGGCCAAACGGCGACACCCAGGTAACGGTTCGGGGCAAGAATTACAGCCCGGCGGAGATATCGTCGATGATTCTGACCAAGATGAAGCAGACCGCCGACGATTACCTCGGGGAGAAAATAACCGACGCGGTCATCACAGTGCCTGCGTATTTCAACGACTCCCAGCGGCAGGCCACGAAGGACGCCGGCAGGATAGCGGGGCTCAATGTTTTGAGAATCATCAACGAGCCTACCGCGGCGGCCCTGGCCTACGGTCTTGACAAAAAGAAGGACGAGAAGGTCGCCGTCTTCGATCTGGGTGGCGGAACCTTCGATATTTCGATTCTGGAGCTGGGCGGCGGCGTTTTTGAAGTCAAGGCGACAAATGGCGATACCCATCTCGGCGGCGAGGATTTCGACCAGCGGCTGATTGAATATCTGGCTTCCGAGTTCAAGAAGGATCAGGGGATCGACATCAAAAACGACAAGATGGCCCTCCAGCGACTCAAGGAGGCCGCGGAAAAGGCGAAGATGGAGCTTTCGAGCTCGCTGGAGACGGATGTCAATCTGCCGTTCATAACAGCCGACGCCTCAGGCCCCAAGCACTTGAACATAAAGCTGACCAGGGCAAAAATGGAGGCGCTGGTCGAGGATTTGATCGAGAAGACCGTTGGCCCCTGCATGACGGCAATGAAGGACGCGAAGCTGTCAATGTCTGATATTAATGAGGTTATCCTTGTCGGCGGGATGACCCGCATGCCCCGGGTGCAGCAGAAGGTGAAGGAGATTTTCGGGAAGGAACCCCACAAAGGGGTTAACCCGGATGAGGTGGTGGCGATTGGCGCCGCGATCCAGGCCGGCGTCCTGACGGGCGACGTCAAGGATGTCCTCCTGCTCGATGTGACGCCTCTTTCCCTCGGCATTGAAACGCTCGGCGGCGTCTTGACCAAACTGATCGAGAAGAACACGACGATTCCGACCCGGAAAAGCCAGACCTTCTCCACAGCGGCGGATAATCAGCCGGCGGTCAGCATCCATGTTCTCCAGGGCGAGCGCTCCATGGCGGCCGACAATCGGACGCTGGGTCGTTTCGAACTGGTCGGGATTCCCCCGGCGCCGCGCGGCATGCCCCAGATCGAAGTAACCTTCGACATTGATGCCAACGGCATTGTCCATGTTTCCGCGAAGGACCTGGGCACCGGTAAGGAGCAGAGCATCAAGATCACCGCCTCCAGCGGCATGACCGAAGAGGAGATCAAGAAATTAGTGAAGGATGCCGAGGCGCACGCCGAGGAAGACAAGAAGAAGAAGGAGCTCATCGACGCGCGGAACCAGGCCGACACGCTCATGTACAGCGTCGAGAAGAACGTCAAGGAGTTCGGCGACAAGATTGACGCTGCCGAAAAAGGCAAGATCGAGGAAGCGATCGAGAGGGTGAAAAAGGCGATCGCCGGCGACGACCTGGCCGAGATCAACGCCGCTCAGGAGCAACTGAGCACGGCCTCTCACAAACTGGCAGAGGCGATGTACGCGAAGACCGCTCAGCCGGGAGCAGGCGCTGGCCCTCAGCCGGACGGCGCCGCCGGGCCAGAAGCGGGCGCGCAAGCGGCGGGAGGCAAGGATGACGATGTTGTCGATGCCGATTTTGAGGATGTAAAGAAGTAG
- a CDS encoding phospholipase D-like domain-containing protein, with protein sequence MIRLVYLLLTVLLVLPVYPVFPAGGRGSAAHDRLPVQARLLIDREYFDVLQDGIEGAQTEIVICAYLFKTLERANGYPEKIVKSLAAAVKRGVRVLAVMELSQKSGDLLQTNVETVRRLERAGIRVCPDPQNTVTHAKLVVIDRRQLFIGSHNLTQSALRYNHEASVWIDSPAMAKEALDYLDYVCMQGKDKLKHP encoded by the coding sequence ATGATCAGGCTTGTCTATCTTCTATTAACGGTTCTGCTTGTCCTGCCTGTTTATCCGGTTTTTCCGGCAGGCGGGAGGGGTTCCGCCGCCCATGACCGTCTGCCCGTGCAGGCCCGCCTGTTAATCGATCGGGAGTATTTCGACGTTTTGCAGGACGGGATAGAAGGGGCCCAGACAGAGATTGTTATTTGCGCCTATCTTTTCAAAACTCTGGAAAGAGCCAATGGTTACCCGGAAAAGATAGTGAAAAGCCTGGCCGCGGCGGTCAAAAGAGGAGTTCGGGTGTTGGCCGTCATGGAACTCAGCCAGAAAAGCGGCGACCTGCTCCAAACCAATGTGGAAACGGTAAGGAGGCTGGAGCGGGCAGGAATAAGGGTTTGCCCCGACCCCCAAAACACGGTAACCCATGCAAAACTTGTTGTTATCGACCGCCGGCAGCTTTTTATCGGCAGCCACAATTTGACGCAATCCGCCCTCAGGTACAACCATGAAGCCTCCGTCTGGATCGATTCTCCGGCGATGGCCAAAGAGGCGCTGGATTATCTGGATTATGTCTGCATGCAGGGAAAAGACAAACTGAAACATCCATGA
- the grpE gene encoding nucleotide exchange factor GrpE: protein MGLKTGKKDTTGINNAVKNEADGQQGLSAEELIDGKNTEELTVKLQEAEKKAAENYDKYLRSVAEFDNYRKRSLREKADAINYGNEKLLQDILPLLDGIDRALEQTGKSGDLAAFKTGLQLLREQFVGCLKKHGVESIDTLRQDFDPNLHEALLQVDSPDHGHNTVVNEFEKGFLLNGRLLRPAKVSVCRRPVADDDNKNECENA, encoded by the coding sequence ATGGGTTTGAAGACAGGCAAAAAAGATACAACCGGGATTAATAATGCCGTAAAAAATGAGGCTGATGGGCAACAGGGGCTGTCGGCTGAAGAGCTGATTGACGGTAAAAATACAGAGGAGCTGACTGTAAAACTCCAGGAGGCGGAGAAAAAGGCCGCGGAAAATTATGACAAGTACCTGCGTTCCGTTGCCGAATTCGATAATTATCGCAAACGCTCCCTCCGCGAGAAGGCGGATGCCATCAATTACGGCAATGAAAAGCTGCTGCAGGACATCCTGCCGCTTCTGGACGGCATAGACAGGGCGCTGGAACAGACCGGCAAGTCGGGTGATTTAGCGGCTTTCAAGACCGGGCTGCAGTTGCTGCGCGAACAGTTTGTCGGTTGTCTGAAAAAGCATGGAGTGGAATCGATCGACACTCTCCGACAGGATTTCGATCCCAACCTGCACGAGGCGCTGCTCCAGGTTGACAGCCCCGACCATGGGCATAATACGGTGGTAAACGAATTCGAAAAGGGCTTTCTGCTGAACGGGCGGTTGCTCAGGCCGGCGAAGGTGTCTGTTTGCAGACGCCCCGTAGCGGACGATGATAATAAAAATGAGTGCGAAAATGCATAA
- a CDS encoding anaerobic ribonucleoside-triphosphate reductase: MSSDLEQARRRNAETTDITLFVRTSGEESAQWNRRMIVEALIREAQLDETTADEISREVEKQIFASGIGMLTTALIRELVDARLIERGMEQARRLHARLGFPLYDVRQLIFHRNKENANVPHDPEGTNLALVEGIKREYALHDVFSREIVDAHVSGDIHLHGLGYVDRPYGFFQSLEYLKLFGLKLPNFVTVAAPARHPEVLLAHMVRFGASLQGHISGMIGWDAVNVSFAPYLAGMEDGQIEQFAQMLVYEFSQLTSSRGGQAIFTDIHLYWEVPDFLAELPAIGPGGTPTGRAFREHGEDARRFARALMRVYRKGDAAGKPFIFPRPIVHITKQFFATPGHEAFLEEACGAAAAKGNLCFALERRAAAGLAPGANFAFPAEEAGLPWKRRYASLQNVTINLPRLGYRALDMDKAGLLSLLDETIAKAVKAHLQKRDFIQKLLDLGDTGPLTMLAMQNDGSPYLRMADAVYLIGMAGLNELVKIRTKRELHDSEEALTLGMAIIRHMAEEVERLSASHGMKFLLEQTPAETTAYRFARLDLKSFSPLAGHYVLGNIAKNEIYYTNSTHLRPSAPVDPMTRIFREGRFHPFVQAGSVTNIELGASEPPASELADLLTRAFRETENKQVVFSPEFTSCLSCGAAMRGLREACSFCGSKEVEGLARITQYYSFTSGWNRGKRAELNDRNRPSFPAKN; this comes from the coding sequence ATGAGCTCTGATTTGGAACAGGCCCGGCGGCGCAACGCGGAAACAACCGACATCACCCTTTTTGTTCGCACCTCCGGCGAGGAGAGCGCCCAGTGGAACCGTCGCATGATCGTCGAGGCGTTGATCCGCGAGGCGCAGCTCGACGAGACGACCGCCGATGAGATCAGCCGGGAGGTGGAGAAACAGATATTTGCATCCGGGATAGGCATGCTTACCACGGCGCTCATCCGGGAACTTGTTGACGCCCGACTGATCGAAAGAGGGATGGAGCAGGCGCGGCGTCTGCACGCCCGACTCGGCTTTCCCCTCTACGATGTCCGACAGCTCATCTTTCATCGCAACAAGGAAAACGCCAACGTTCCCCATGACCCGGAAGGGACAAATTTGGCCCTTGTCGAGGGGATAAAACGCGAATACGCCCTGCACGACGTATTTTCCCGGGAGATTGTCGATGCCCACGTATCGGGAGACATCCATCTGCACGGTTTGGGTTATGTTGACCGGCCCTATGGTTTTTTCCAGTCGCTCGAATATCTCAAGCTCTTTGGCTTGAAACTGCCCAATTTTGTGACGGTAGCCGCCCCTGCCCGCCATCCCGAGGTGCTGCTTGCCCACATGGTGCGCTTTGGCGCCTCCTTGCAGGGGCATATCTCCGGCATGATCGGCTGGGATGCGGTAAACGTCTCTTTTGCCCCCTACCTGGCGGGGATGGAAGACGGCCAGATCGAGCAGTTTGCGCAGATGCTTGTTTACGAATTTTCGCAGCTTACCTCCTCCCGGGGTGGACAGGCGATTTTTACGGATATCCATCTGTACTGGGAAGTTCCTGATTTTCTTGCTGAACTTCCGGCTATTGGTCCGGGAGGAACGCCAACCGGGCGCGCCTTCCGGGAACATGGCGAGGACGCGCGACGATTTGCCCGGGCGCTGATGCGGGTTTACCGGAAGGGTGACGCGGCGGGTAAGCCGTTCATCTTTCCCCGGCCGATTGTCCATATCACGAAGCAATTTTTTGCTACCCCGGGACACGAGGCGTTTCTTGAGGAGGCTTGCGGCGCTGCCGCGGCCAAAGGCAACCTCTGCTTTGCGCTGGAGCGGAGGGCGGCGGCCGGTCTTGCCCCGGGGGCGAACTTCGCTTTTCCCGCTGAAGAGGCAGGGTTGCCCTGGAAAAGGCGATACGCCTCGCTCCAGAATGTTACGATCAACCTTCCCCGGCTCGGATACCGCGCCCTGGATATGGATAAGGCCGGGCTGCTTTCCCTGCTTGACGAAACGATAGCGAAGGCCGTCAAAGCGCACCTGCAAAAGAGAGATTTTATTCAAAAACTTCTTGATCTGGGCGATACGGGACCGCTGACTATGCTCGCCATGCAAAACGATGGTTCTCCATATCTCCGCATGGCCGATGCGGTTTATCTGATCGGGATGGCGGGGCTCAATGAATTGGTGAAAATAAGGACAAAACGGGAACTGCACGACTCCGAGGAGGCGCTCACCCTGGGGATGGCGATCATCAGGCATATGGCGGAAGAGGTGGAGCGATTGTCCGCAAGCCACGGGATGAAATTCCTGCTGGAACAGACGCCCGCGGAGACAACCGCCTACCGCTTTGCCCGCCTTGACCTGAAGAGCTTCTCCCCGCTGGCTGGGCATTATGTGCTTGGCAATATTGCAAAAAATGAGATTTACTATACGAATTCCACCCACCTTCGTCCGTCGGCGCCGGTTGATCCCATGACGCGGATCTTCCGGGAGGGGCGCTTTCACCCTTTTGTGCAGGCCGGCTCGGTTACCAACATAGAATTGGGCGCGTCGGAGCCGCCGGCGTCGGAGCTTGCCGATCTTCTCACGCGTGCTTTTCGCGAGACTGAGAACAAACAGGTAGTCTTTTCCCCGGAATTTACCTCGTGCCTGAGCTGCGGGGCCGCCATGCGAGGGCTGCGTGAGGCATGCAGCTTCTGCGGCTCAAAAGAGGTTGAGGGGCTGGCGCGCATAACCCAGTATTACAGCTTTACTTCCGGATGGAATCGGGGCAAGCGCGCCGAACTCAACGATCGCAACCGCCCATCCTTTCCCGCAAAGAATTAA
- a CDS encoding MFS transporter: MKPAISSKKEINKSVIALIAALSSFLTPFTSSSVNIALPSIDRELSLSALSLGWIATSYLLAAAMFLVPFGRIADIYGRKKIFLAGIIIDSAASVMCALLSSEAGLIFFRGMQGLGGAMIFGTGIAILTSVYPQQERGRALGINVAAVYAGLSVGPLIGGLLTEHLGWRSIFFLNALLGLLIIILVFWKMTGEWREAKGERFDPAGALIYSLSLVALMYGFSILPTLSAGALIFGGLVGLYGFVVWEKRAANPLLDITLFSKNRTFKFSNLSAFIHYGATFAVIFLLSLYLQHIRGLSAEHAGMIMIIQPVMQVIFSPLAGSLSDRMEPRLLASAGMGATTLGLVLLSFLGKETSLGYVVFCQAVMGIGFGFFSSPNTNAAMSSVEKRFYGAASGMLGTMRLTGQMFSMGIIMLLFSLYLGKVQITTEYHDIFMKCARTGFTVFAALCFAGIFASLARGNLHKATNGENH; this comes from the coding sequence TTGAAACCAGCGATTAGTTCGAAAAAAGAGATCAATAAATCCGTCATCGCCCTGATCGCCGCGCTGAGCTCCTTTTTGACCCCCTTCACGTCTTCTTCGGTCAATATCGCCCTGCCGTCAATCGACCGGGAGCTTTCGCTGAGCGCACTGTCGCTCGGCTGGATCGCCACGTCGTATCTGCTTGCCGCAGCGATGTTTTTAGTCCCTTTCGGGCGGATCGCCGATATTTACGGGAGAAAAAAGATTTTTCTCGCCGGCATCATCATCGATTCCGCGGCCTCCGTCATGTGCGCCCTGCTGTCTTCGGAAGCCGGGCTGATCTTCTTTCGCGGGATGCAGGGGCTCGGCGGCGCGATGATCTTCGGAACCGGGATCGCGATTTTGACCTCCGTTTATCCGCAGCAGGAACGGGGCCGGGCGCTCGGCATCAATGTGGCAGCCGTATATGCCGGCCTGTCGGTGGGGCCCTTGATCGGCGGACTGCTGACCGAGCATCTGGGCTGGCGGAGCATTTTCTTTCTGAATGCCTTGCTGGGCTTGCTCATCATCATCCTCGTTTTCTGGAAAATGACCGGAGAGTGGCGAGAGGCAAAGGGAGAAAGATTCGATCCCGCCGGGGCCCTGATCTACAGTCTGTCGCTGGTCGCCCTGATGTACGGATTTTCCATCCTGCCGACGCTGTCCGCGGGGGCGCTGATTTTTGGAGGATTGGTCGGGCTTTATGGATTCGTCGTCTGGGAAAAACGGGCCGCGAATCCACTTTTGGACATCACCCTGTTCAGCAAAAACCGGACCTTCAAATTCTCTAACCTGTCCGCCTTTATCCACTACGGGGCAACCTTTGCGGTCATCTTTCTTTTGAGCCTCTATCTTCAGCATATCCGCGGCCTGAGTGCCGAGCATGCCGGGATGATCATGATTATCCAGCCGGTCATGCAGGTCATTTTCTCCCCGCTTGCCGGCAGCCTCTCCGACAGAATGGAACCGCGCCTGCTGGCATCGGCGGGAATGGGGGCGACCACGCTGGGGCTTGTCCTGCTCTCCTTTCTCGGAAAAGAAACCAGCCTCGGATACGTTGTTTTCTGCCAGGCCGTTATGGGAATCGGCTTCGGCTTCTTTTCGTCGCCAAACACCAACGCGGCGATGTCCTCTGTTGAAAAAAGGTTTTACGGCGCCGCCTCGGGGATGCTGGGCACCATGCGGCTGACCGGCCAGATGTTCAGTATGGGAATAATCATGCTGCTCTTTTCCCTCTACCTCGGCAAGGTGCAGATAACCACTGAATATCACGACATCTTCATGAAATGCGCCCGGACAGGGTTCACTGTTTTCGCCGCTCTTTGTTTTGCCGGCATTTTTGCCTCTCTTGCCAGGGGAAACCTGCATAAAGCGACAAATGGTGAAAATCATTAA
- a CDS encoding HD domain-containing protein — translation MKTPLSGYAGIYQGTALIADPIYRYASFTVPCGNDSEKTEKDLIDSPWVQRLRRIYQLQSARWVYPAAEHTRFQHSLGTMHMAGAFGRRLYPSLQEVCPDVPSQNFVEELLRVAGLLHDVGHGPYGHFFDDNFLDSYNVTHEDLGRTIICKKLGRIISRIGRSPSGAFAAGELLEPKMAAFLIRKPEGQEEKIPRWLQMLRQLFSGVYTVDNMDYVQRDAFMTGFSLDIVDIERLCFYTFFTKEGLTLHQAGVSAFNRFLNARLNLYSNVYFHRTTRALDLHLHEIFRDTVALIMHASPALNLEAYLAFDEWRLFGEVRSWLASPDPQKRRLAREWEKLHSREVKWKMSFAAELSVDQLQKGTGFAGAADYEARIRSFLPSSLRKKVFRVDLATQDPRPLNPMADTEKKVNIFEPATGVISMEPLRDIYRFIPARIVQLRVFSLDHEHDDLLARAAERALAALDGISRTNI, via the coding sequence ATGAAAACACCTTTGTCGGGATACGCGGGCATCTATCAGGGAACGGCGCTGATCGCCGATCCAATTTACCGTTATGCATCCTTTACAGTGCCGTGCGGCAATGACAGCGAAAAGACTGAAAAAGACCTGATCGACTCGCCCTGGGTGCAGCGGCTCCGGAGGATCTATCAGCTCCAGAGCGCGCGCTGGGTATATCCCGCCGCGGAGCATACGCGCTTTCAGCACTCTTTGGGAACCATGCATATGGCGGGCGCGTTCGGGCGGCGCCTCTATCCCTCCCTGCAGGAGGTTTGTCCGGATGTCCCCTCGCAGAACTTTGTCGAGGAGCTGCTGCGGGTTGCCGGTCTTCTGCACGATGTCGGCCACGGTCCGTACGGCCATTTCTTTGACGACAATTTTCTTGACAGCTATAACGTGACTCACGAGGATCTCGGCCGGACGATCATCTGCAAGAAGCTGGGACGTATTATCTCCCGGATAGGCCGCAGCCCGTCCGGCGCTTTTGCCGCAGGCGAGCTGCTCGAACCGAAAATGGCGGCCTTTCTGATCCGCAAGCCCGAGGGGCAGGAGGAGAAGATTCCCCGCTGGCTGCAGATGCTCCGTCAGCTTTTTTCCGGCGTCTACACCGTCGATAACATGGACTATGTGCAGCGCGACGCCTTCATGACGGGATTTTCCCTCGATATTGTCGATATCGAGCGCCTCTGCTTTTACACCTTCTTTACAAAAGAAGGACTGACGCTGCATCAGGCCGGGGTTTCCGCGTTTAACCGCTTTCTTAACGCCCGGCTGAACCTCTATTCCAACGTCTATTTTCATCGCACGACCCGGGCGCTCGATCTGCATCTCCATGAGATCTTTCGTGATACAGTGGCGCTGATTATGCACGCCAGCCCAGCCCTCAATCTGGAGGCATATCTCGCTTTCGACGAGTGGCGGCTCTTTGGCGAGGTGCGTTCCTGGCTTGCAAGCCCTGATCCCCAGAAGCGGCGGCTGGCCCGGGAATGGGAAAAACTTCACAGCCGGGAAGTCAAATGGAAGATGTCTTTTGCCGCCGAATTGTCGGTTGACCAGCTCCAGAAGGGAACGGGCTTCGCCGGGGCCGCCGATTATGAAGCCAGAATCCGTTCATTTTTGCCTTCATCCCTGAGGAAAAAGGTCTTCCGTGTTGATTTGGCCACTCAGGATCCCCGCCCGCTCAATCCGATGGCGGATACGGAAAAAAAGGTCAATATTTTTGAGCCGGCGACGGGGGTGATCTCCATGGAACCTCTGCGGGACATATACCGCTTTATTCCGGCCCGGATTGTCCAGCTCCGGGTATTTTCCCTCGATCACGAGCATGACGATCTGCTGGCCCGCGCGGCGGAACGCGCCCTTGCCGCCCTGGACGGGATTTCCCGGACGAATATTTGA
- the surE gene encoding 5'/3'-nucleotidase SurE: protein MKKRFLLTNDDGIYARGIDALRRELAKDAECVVVAPEIEQSAVGHAITVFRPLMVRKARKNGSVFGYAVAGTPADCVKIGLCELAGGPVDLVVSGINHGRNVGINIIYSGTVSAATEAVILGVPALAISVDSHQEVDYTAAARFARKMAAFILKNPMQNVVINVNVPAIPEDEIKGVVVVRQGRARMRERFEKRTDPRDNLYYWLAGEPELPLQEQDDTDFSALKKGMITITPIHCDLTRYDLLDDLARLAKESF, encoded by the coding sequence TTGAAAAAACGCTTTTTACTGACAAATGATGACGGCATCTATGCGCGAGGGATTGACGCCCTGCGTCGAGAACTTGCCAAAGATGCCGAGTGCGTTGTTGTAGCGCCGGAGATCGAGCAGAGTGCCGTTGGCCATGCGATTACGGTTTTCCGGCCGCTGATGGTCAGAAAGGCCCGAAAAAACGGCAGCGTCTTCGGCTATGCCGTCGCCGGCACGCCGGCGGACTGCGTCAAGATCGGTCTTTGCGAACTGGCCGGCGGTCCGGTCGATCTGGTTGTTTCCGGGATCAACCATGGGCGGAACGTCGGCATTAACATCATCTACTCCGGGACCGTTTCCGCCGCGACGGAGGCGGTTATCCTCGGAGTTCCGGCGCTGGCGATTTCGGTTGATTCGCATCAGGAGGTAGATTATACTGCGGCGGCACGTTTTGCCCGGAAGATGGCGGCCTTTATCCTGAAAAATCCGATGCAGAATGTGGTTATCAACGTGAATGTTCCGGCCATTCCCGAGGATGAGATCAAGGGGGTGGTTGTAGTCAGACAGGGCCGGGCGCGGATGAGGGAGAGATTCGAAAAGCGGACGGATCCGCGGGACAATCTCTATTACTGGCTAGCCGGCGAGCCAGAGCTTCCCTTGCAAGAGCAGGACGATACCGACTTCAGCGCCCTGAAAAAGGGGATGATAACGATAACCCCGATCCATTGCGATCTCACCCGCTACGATCTGCTGGATGATTTAGCAAGGCTGGCCAAAGAGAGTTTCTAA
- a CDS encoding D-sedoheptulose 7-phosphate isomerase, whose protein sequence is MEDYIIKIFRESIQVKEAFLNENLNRIVAVVEAVTEALTAGSKILLFGNGGSAADAQHLAAEFVNRFLIERPPLPAISLATDTSVLTSIGNDYDFSEIFSKQIRAIGQKGDIAWGISTSGGSVNVVKGLAAAQKIGMITIGLTGRDGGEIGRMVDFHLNVSSQSTPRIQEAHITVGHVICEMVDFKLFQRTESLA, encoded by the coding sequence ATGGAAGATTACATAATCAAGATATTCAGGGAGTCGATTCAGGTAAAGGAGGCTTTTCTCAACGAAAACCTGAATCGTATAGTTGCTGTAGTTGAGGCGGTGACCGAGGCGCTGACTGCCGGCAGCAAAATACTCCTCTTCGGAAACGGCGGATCGGCTGCGGACGCCCAGCATCTGGCCGCCGAGTTTGTCAACCGGTTTCTCATCGAGCGGCCGCCGCTTCCGGCTATCTCTCTTGCCACGGATACGTCGGTGCTTACGAGCATCGGCAATGATTATGATTTTTCTGAGATATTCAGCAAGCAGATTAGGGCGATCGGTCAGAAGGGCGATATCGCCTGGGGGATAAGCACCAGCGGAGGATCGGTAAACGTTGTCAAGGGGCTGGCGGCTGCCCAAAAAATCGGCATGATTACGATCGGGCTCACAGGCCGAGACGGCGGCGAGATTGGCCGGATGGTTGATTTTCATTTGAACGTCTCGTCGCAGAGCACCCCCCGCATCCAGGAGGCGCACATAACCGTCGGGCATGTTATCTGTGAGATGGTGGATTTCAAGCTGTTTCAGAGGACGGAAAGCTTAGCTTAA